A stretch of Leishmania infantum JPCM5 genome chromosome 19 DNA encodes these proteins:
- the ANC2 gene encoding ADP,ATP carrier protein 1, mitochondrial precursor — MSANNNSAAAPRKARQDMPKLGFWEEFMISGVAAGAAKTAAAPIERVKLLVQNQGEMIKQGTLDRPYSGVMNCLTRTVKTEGLYALWRGNLSNVIRYFPTQALNFAFKDQFKRMFNYKKDRDGYMKWFMGNMASGGLAGAVSLCFVYSLDYVRTRLANDTKSAKKGGERQYSGMVDCYIKTFKTDGLVGLYRGFCVSCVGIVAYRGFYFGLYDTLQPMLPVDNFIVNFMLGWIVTIVSGLISYPLDTVRRRMMMTSGTGKNYRNSFECFMQCVKNEGAASLFRGAGANILRGVAGALVLSGVDAIKPYYISARAAKN; from the coding sequence ATGTCTGCCAACAATAACTCTGCGGCGGCTCCGAGGAAGGCGCGCCAGGATATGCCGAAGCTCGGCTTCTGGGAGGAGTTCATGATCAGCGGtgttgccgctggcgctgccaagacggctgcggcgccgatcGAACGTGTGAAGCTGCTGGTGCAGAACCAGGGTGAGATGATCAAGCAGGGCACGCTCGACCGCCCGTACAGCGGCGTGATGAACTGCCTGACGCGCACGGTGAAGACGGAGGGCTTGTACGCGCTGTGGCGCGGCAACCTGTCGAACGTGATCCGCTACTTCCCGACGCAGGCGCTGAACTTCGCCTTCAAGGACCAGTTCAAGCGTATGTTCAACTACAAGAAGGACCGTGACGGCTACATGAAGTGGTTCATGGGCAACATGGCGTCCGGCGGTCTCGCCGGCGCTGTGTCGCTGTGCTTCGTGTACTCGCTGGACTACGTGCGTACCCGCCTCGCGAACGACACGAAGTCTGCGAAGAAGGGAGGCGAGCGCCAGTACAGCGGCATGGTGGACTGCTACATCAAGACGTTCAAGACCGACGGCCTGGTAGGTCTGTACCGCGGCTTCTGCGTGTCATGCGTGGGCATTGTCGCGTACCGCGGCTTCTACTTTGGCCTGTACGACACGCTGCAGCCGATGCTGCCGGTGGACAACTTCATTGTGAACTTCATGCTGGGCTGGATTGTGACTATCGTGTCTGGCCTGATCTCATACCCGCTGGACACCGTGCGCCGTCGCATGATGATGACGTCCGGCACCGGCAAGAACTACCGCAACTCGTTCGAGTGCTTTATGCAGTGCGTGAAGAACGAGGGCGCGGCTTCGCTGTtccgcggtgctggcgcgaaCATTCTGCGTGGTGTCGCTGGTGCGCTGGTGCTGTCCGGCGTTGATGCTATCAAGCCGTACTACATCAGTGCTCGCGCCGCGAAGAATTAA